From the Paenibacillus sp. FSL H8-0548 genome, one window contains:
- the thrS gene encoding threonine--tRNA ligase: protein MSIQITLPDGAVREYAAGTTIEEVAGSISTGLRKNAIAGKIDGKVVDVYTPIDANAAIEIVTVESADGLEVYRHSTAHLLAQAIKRIYGNSNVKLGIGPVIEDGFYYDIDMEQSLTPEDLVKIEKEMDKIVQQNLDIRRRVVSRNEALAIFTELDDTLKLELIRDLPEDSVITMYDQGEFFDLCRGPHLPSTGRIKAFKLLSVAGAYWRGDSKNKMLQRIYGTAFPKKAQLDEHLHFLEEAKKRDHRKLGRELKMFTFSREVGQGLPLWLPNGAKVRRTMERYIVDLEERLGYDHVYTPVLANVELYKTSGHWEHYSEDMFPKMIMDNEELVLRPMNCPHHMMVFKSDMRSYRDLPVRIAELGTMHRYEMSGALTGLHRVRAMTLNDAHIFCRPDQIKEEFARVVNLIRKVYEDFGIKEYRFRLSYRDPKDTEKYFQNDEMWEMSQRMLREVVEELELPFFEAEGEAAFYGPKLDVQIKTALGKEETLSTAQLDFLLPERFELEYVGEDGKKHRPVVIHRGIISTMERMTAFLLENFAGALPLWLSPVQAKVIPVSTAYEGYARQVAEQLQLGGIRVESDLRNEKLGYKIREAQLEKAPYMLVVGENEMQAEAVSVRKRGEGDLGAMPVTELIALLQKQIADKEQ from the coding sequence ATGTCGATTCAAATTACTTTGCCAGATGGCGCCGTTAGAGAATATGCCGCAGGCACAACAATTGAAGAAGTAGCAGGCTCGATCAGCACTGGACTTCGTAAAAATGCGATCGCCGGAAAAATTGACGGGAAGGTCGTTGATGTTTATACGCCGATCGACGCAAATGCAGCGATCGAAATCGTTACCGTTGAGTCGGCAGACGGGCTTGAAGTGTATCGACATAGTACGGCTCACTTGCTGGCGCAAGCCATCAAGCGCATATATGGCAACTCTAATGTTAAGCTGGGCATCGGCCCAGTCATTGAGGACGGCTTTTATTATGATATCGATATGGAGCAATCGTTGACGCCTGAGGATCTTGTAAAGATCGAGAAGGAAATGGACAAAATCGTTCAGCAAAATCTCGATATTCGTCGTAGAGTCGTGAGCAGAAACGAGGCTTTGGCTATCTTCACAGAGCTGGATGATACTTTAAAGCTGGAGCTGATTCGTGACCTTCCAGAGGATTCCGTGATTACAATGTACGATCAAGGCGAGTTTTTTGATCTTTGTCGCGGACCGCATTTGCCGTCTACTGGCCGAATCAAAGCATTTAAGCTGCTTAGCGTGGCAGGTGCTTACTGGCGCGGGGATTCCAAAAACAAAATGCTGCAGCGTATTTATGGAACAGCATTTCCAAAAAAAGCACAGCTTGATGAGCATCTCCACTTCCTAGAAGAAGCGAAGAAGCGCGATCACCGGAAGCTGGGCCGTGAGCTGAAAATGTTCACCTTCTCTCGTGAGGTTGGACAAGGCTTGCCGCTATGGCTGCCAAATGGCGCTAAGGTTCGCAGAACGATGGAGCGCTATATCGTTGATCTTGAAGAAAGACTTGGCTATGATCATGTCTATACACCTGTACTTGCCAATGTTGAGCTATACAAAACGTCTGGTCACTGGGAACATTACAGCGAGGATATGTTCCCGAAAATGATTATGGACAACGAAGAGCTTGTACTTCGTCCAATGAACTGTCCGCATCATATGATGGTGTTCAAAAGCGATATGCGCAGCTATCGCGATCTGCCGGTACGGATTGCTGAGCTTGGTACGATGCACCGCTACGAAATGTCAGGCGCATTGACAGGCCTGCATCGTGTACGCGCAATGACGCTGAATGACGCACATATTTTTTGCCGTCCGGATCAAATTAAAGAAGAATTTGCTCGTGTCGTTAACTTGATTCGCAAGGTGTATGAGGATTTTGGCATCAAGGAATATCGTTTCCGCTTATCGTATCGTGATCCTAAGGATACAGAAAAATATTTCCAAAACGATGAAATGTGGGAAATGTCGCAGCGCATGCTGCGCGAGGTTGTAGAGGAGCTTGAGCTTCCATTCTTCGAAGCAGAGGGCGAGGCAGCATTCTATGGCCCTAAGCTGGACGTTCAAATTAAAACAGCACTAGGCAAAGAAGAAACACTGTCGACTGCACAGCTTGATTTCTTGCTTCCAGAGCGCTTTGAGCTTGAATACGTTGGCGAGGATGGCAAGAAGCATCGTCCGGTCGTTATTCACCGTGGAATTATTAGTACGATGGAGCGAATGACAGCATTCTTGCTTGAGAATTTTGCTGGCGCTCTTCCGCTCTGGCTGTCTCCCGTTCAAGCGAAAGTTATTCCGGTATCGACGGCGTACGAGGGTTATGCCCGCCAAGTTGCTGAGCAGCTTCAGCTGGGCGGTATTCGTGTGGAGAGCGATTTGCGGAATGAGAAGCTAGGCTACAAAATTCGCGAGGCACAGCTGGAGAAGGCGCCTTATATGCTCGTGGTAGGCGAGAATGAAATGCAAGCAGAGGCAGTATCCGTGCGTAAACGCGGTGAGGGTGATCTAGGCGCGATGCCGGTCACAGAGCTAATTGCTCTGCTGCAAAAGCAAATTGCCGATAAAGAACAATAA